A window from Sinanaerobacter sp. ZZT-01 encodes these proteins:
- a CDS encoding sensor histidine kinase, with protein MKRKILTLSISLILISVIVTSYLSFHLNMESLVTQKEGELLSYCKLINQAMEEDLQHGLTIDYQYYADVFSEQIGERVTFVRADGMILADSQMGADYVDMDNHKDREEIKNALKKGYGASNRSSNTLGKEYLYVAVNLVDHGELVLVTRVAMEIDRLDMMGDFLKEAALKSAAVGVAIAIILSIIFAFWLTKPIKLLVGHARKISGGDYTSRVSFQTNDELQELGETLNEMAEQLHLAVEEMEKAETIRREFVANVTHELKTPLTSISGFVETLQDGADENPQIRKKFLDIISVEASRLKRLIDDILIVSDIEGGREINTDTDINVKEVIEEIIVFLEPEMKKKAISVETTYPYEIYIGGNRDRFKQMMLNLIENAMKYSNENGKIKVTVKKLEEKISIAVEDNGIGIAQEHLPRLFERFYRADKSRSQKVGGTGLGLAIVKHIVALFDGDIKVESEEGKGTKFTVQLPL; from the coding sequence ATGAAACGTAAAATACTAACCTTGTCCATATCCCTTATTCTAATCAGCGTCATCGTGACCAGCTATTTATCCTTTCATTTAAATATGGAAAGTTTGGTGACACAAAAAGAAGGAGAACTTTTAAGCTACTGCAAACTGATTAATCAGGCGATGGAAGAGGATTTACAGCATGGACTGACGATTGATTATCAGTATTATGCAGATGTTTTTTCAGAACAAATCGGAGAAAGAGTTACGTTTGTAAGAGCGGATGGTATGATATTGGCAGACTCGCAAATGGGTGCAGACTATGTCGATATGGATAATCATAAAGACCGTGAAGAAATCAAGAATGCTTTAAAGAAAGGCTATGGCGCAAGCAATCGTTCCAGTAATACGTTGGGAAAAGAGTATTTGTATGTTGCAGTCAACCTTGTCGATCATGGTGAGCTTGTCTTAGTTACACGAGTGGCAATGGAAATTGACCGTTTGGACATGATGGGAGATTTTTTGAAAGAAGCGGCTTTGAAATCCGCAGCTGTAGGGGTCGCCATTGCTATTATCCTCAGTATCATCTTTGCTTTTTGGCTGACGAAGCCAATTAAACTGCTGGTAGGACACGCTCGAAAAATTTCCGGAGGGGATTATACAAGCAGAGTAAGCTTTCAAACGAATGATGAGCTGCAAGAGCTTGGAGAAACGTTGAATGAGATGGCAGAACAGCTGCATTTGGCAGTGGAAGAGATGGAAAAGGCAGAAACCATTCGGCGGGAATTTGTAGCAAATGTAACACACGAATTAAAAACACCTCTCACATCAATTTCCGGTTTTGTAGAAACGCTGCAAGACGGCGCTGATGAAAATCCACAGATTCGTAAAAAGTTTTTAGACATTATCTCAGTAGAAGCCTCCCGTTTGAAACGGCTGATTGACGATATTTTAATTGTATCAGATATTGAAGGCGGTCGTGAGATCAATACGGATACGGACATTAACGTAAAAGAAGTGATCGAAGAAATTATTGTTTTTTTGGAACCGGAAATGAAGAAAAAAGCAATATCGGTTGAAACCACGTATCCGTATGAAATTTACATTGGAGGAAACCGTGACCGATTCAAGCAGATGATGTTGAACTTGATAGAAAATGCAATGAAGTATTCCAATGAAAACGGCAAGATAAAAGTAACCGTGAAAAAGCTGGAAGAAAAAATCAGCATTGCGGTTGAAGATAACGGAATTGGAATTGCACAGGAGCATCTGCCCAGACTGTTTGAACGCTTTTACCGTGCAGACAAATCGCGTTCTCAGAAGGTAGGCGGAACAGGGCTTGGATTAGCAATTGTAAAACACATTGTTGCACTTTTTGACGGTGATATTAAGGTGGAAAGTGAAGAGGGAAAAGGGACAAAATTTACGGTGCAGTTACCGCTGTAA
- a CDS encoding response regulator transcription factor, which produces MQKILMIEDEPNIRELVSYHLIQNNYEPLMAEDGTEGLRMAREEFPDLILLDIMLPEKNGYDICKDLRAEGNKTPIIMLTAKSDEVDKILGLEFGADDYLAKPFSPRELMARIKAVLRRYSQKDREDKIKEQTKSERIIVDSLIIDKLRHEVELDGEIISLTLKEFDLLLTLAESPGRVFTRDQLLDRVWGFEYVGETRTVDVHIRYLRKKLKDDERTGKYIQTVRGIGYKMPERNTKKQQ; this is translated from the coding sequence ATGCAAAAGATATTAATGATTGAAGATGAACCCAATATTCGGGAATTGGTGAGCTACCACTTGATACAGAATAACTATGAGCCTTTGATGGCAGAAGACGGAACAGAAGGCTTGCGAATGGCAAGAGAGGAATTTCCTGATTTGATTTTACTGGATATCATGCTGCCTGAAAAAAATGGCTATGATATTTGCAAAGATTTGCGTGCAGAGGGAAACAAAACGCCGATCATCATGTTGACCGCCAAGAGCGATGAGGTGGATAAAATATTGGGGCTTGAATTTGGTGCGGATGATTATTTAGCAAAGCCTTTCAGTCCAAGAGAGCTTATGGCACGGATTAAGGCAGTTCTGAGACGTTACTCTCAAAAGGACAGAGAAGATAAAATAAAGGAACAGACAAAATCAGAACGCATCATAGTGGACAGCCTTATTATAGATAAACTTCGCCATGAGGTAGAATTGGATGGGGAAATCATCTCATTGACACTAAAAGAGTTCGACTTGCTTTTGACTTTGGCGGAAAGCCCAGGAAGAGTTTTCACAAGAGATCAGTTGTTAGATCGAGTTTGGGGCTTTGAATATGTTGGAGAGACAAGAACAGTGGATGTTCATATTCGTTATCTTCGCAAAAAATTAAAAGATGATGAAAGAACAGGGAAATACATTCAAACTGTAAGGGGAATTGGCTATAAGATGCCTGAAAGAAATACCAAAAAGCAACAATGA
- a CDS encoding DUF6774 domain-containing protein, whose product MTALELTYFITTVSNLIAKDKTEDELTLLSVMFTQLGDTLATISVLIDTDSE is encoded by the coding sequence ATGACTGCTCTGGAGCTGACTTACTTTATCACAACGGTTTCAAATTTAATCGCAAAAGACAAGACAGAAGATGAATTAACTTTGCTATCTGTCATGTTCACACAATTAGGGGACACACTGGCTACGATTTCTGTACTTATAGATACCGATTCCGAGTAA
- a CDS encoding DUF4397 domain-containing protein has product MNIKKSKVYFKLGYFRIFHADPDIVGVDIYVDDKLVAEDLVFGEATAYLPVLKNNYKVSIYEAGTNNILLTRFVSVATDEIITLALAGSKTSNEDGANFLLIPDAHLIINPEKSMLCFINLSPNVPSVDVTLTDGTVLFSNVSYREITPYLSLDPGIYNLQIRITGTSEVLLEVPNIVLEADTYYSIYLIGLLGGEPPLQTVFLMDGFK; this is encoded by the coding sequence ATGAATATAAAAAAGAGTAAAGTTTATTTTAAATTAGGTTATTTTCGCATCTTCCATGCTGATCCGGATATAGTCGGTGTAGACATATATGTAGACGATAAATTGGTTGCAGAGGATTTGGTGTTTGGAGAAGCAACTGCATACCTTCCTGTGTTGAAAAATAATTATAAGGTTTCAATTTATGAAGCGGGAACGAACAACATTCTTTTGACAAGGTTTGTTTCTGTTGCAACAGATGAAATTATAACATTAGCATTAGCAGGAAGTAAAACAAGTAATGAAGACGGTGCTAATTTTTTACTGATTCCGGATGCGCACTTGATTATTAATCCTGAAAAATCAATGCTCTGTTTTATCAATTTATCTCCTAATGTACCTTCCGTTGATGTTACATTGACGGATGGAACGGTACTCTTCAGTAATGTTTCATATCGTGAAATAACTCCTTATCTTTCACTTGATCCGGGCATATATAATTTGCAGATTCGAATAACAGGAACGTCCGAGGTACTGCTGGAAGTGCCGAACATAGTTTTGGAAGCAGATACCTATTACTCCATTTACTTAATTGGGTTACTTGGAGGAGAACCACCGCTGCAAACCGTATTTCTAATGGATGGCTTCAAATAG
- a CDS encoding phage holin, translating to MKINWILRLKNKATLSALLACLASFVYQILGIFGITTSISQDEVMQIIGLLVNILVAIGIVVDPTTPGANDSDRVMEYKEKE from the coding sequence ATGAAAATCAACTGGATACTGCGGTTAAAAAACAAAGCAACTTTATCGGCGCTTCTGGCTTGTTTAGCAAGTTTTGTATATCAAATACTAGGTATCTTTGGTATTACGACATCTATTTCGCAGGATGAAGTAATGCAAATAATTGGGTTGCTAGTGAATATTTTAGTTGCGATTGGAATTGTCGTTGATCCAACTACCCCTGGAGCAAATGACAGCGATCGCGTTATGGAATATAAAGAAAAGGAATAA
- a CDS encoding M23 family metallopeptidase: MIVLDHLPVIPMRITSKYGKRKIGILGATINHKGIDLGNNRSVLDTPIFSVSSGKVSNNYWNDYRGWVVIIDHGTYKTLYQHLKQQSPIKKGEKVVAGQQIGLMGNSSDKTKLSVKTHLHFELIINGLQVDPQPYLEKVKRVEDMTREEVIAIVREILNGSENLPSPWAKKHWENSIADGIVTGAGPKKYATKEEVAAMIQLSKAKSDG; encoded by the coding sequence TTGATTGTATTAGATCATTTGCCGGTAATCCCGATGCGAATTACGAGTAAGTATGGAAAAAGAAAAATAGGGATTCTAGGAGCAACGATAAACCACAAAGGAATTGACCTTGGAAACAACCGAAGTGTATTGGATACTCCAATTTTTTCGGTCAGTTCAGGAAAGGTAAGTAATAACTATTGGAATGACTATCGAGGTTGGGTCGTGATCATTGATCATGGCACCTACAAGACACTGTATCAGCATTTAAAACAGCAGAGTCCGATAAAAAAAGGCGAAAAAGTTGTGGCTGGTCAGCAGATTGGTTTGATGGGGAATTCGAGTGATAAGACCAAATTATCCGTAAAAACACATCTGCACTTTGAGTTAATTATAAATGGTTTACAGGTCGATCCACAACCATATTTAGAAAAGGTAAAGAGAGTTGAGGATATGACAAGAGAAGAAGTGATTGCAATCGTCAGAGAGATATTAAACGGGAGTGAAAATTTGCCTTCACCGTGGGCAAAGAAGCACTGGGAGAATTCCATCGCAGATGGAATTGTAACAGGCGCCGGCCCGAAAAAATATGCAACGAAAGAAGAAGTTGCAGCTATGATTCAGTTATCCAAAGCGAAAAGCGATGGATGA